The following proteins are co-located in the Streptomyces sp. DT2A-34 genome:
- a CDS encoding carbohydrate ABC transporter permease: MTATSLPPKSPVRVRIRVNRLVLYTVLVVLTGLFLGPFGWLVLTGLKSPDELATAPVQWLPATFQWHNFTDAYKLIDFLGYARNSLIIALIYGVLVTLSSAWVGFGFARLTAPGKKTLFGILIGSMMLPQMITLLPTYLIFAKLGMVDTYWPWVLWGLSSAPYLVFLFRQFFAGLPRELEEAAIVDGCGYSAIFWRIFLPQSWPVLSASFVIAFTWTWGDYIAPQLLLSTDKSTLAVAVMTTYISSAGTPITNLQAAASVMYVVPILLIFLVAQRGFVAGMSTSGLK; the protein is encoded by the coding sequence GTGACCGCCACCAGCCTGCCCCCCAAGTCGCCGGTCCGCGTGCGGATCCGTGTCAACCGCCTGGTCCTCTACACGGTCCTCGTCGTCCTCACCGGGCTCTTCCTCGGCCCCTTCGGCTGGCTGGTCCTCACCGGTCTGAAGTCACCGGACGAACTCGCCACCGCCCCCGTGCAGTGGCTGCCCGCGACCTTCCAGTGGCACAACTTCACGGACGCCTACAAGCTCATCGACTTCCTGGGCTACGCCCGCAACTCCCTGATCATCGCCCTGATCTACGGCGTCCTCGTCACCCTCAGCTCCGCCTGGGTCGGCTTCGGCTTCGCCCGGCTGACCGCACCCGGCAAGAAGACGCTGTTCGGCATCCTCATCGGCTCGATGATGCTGCCGCAGATGATCACCCTGCTGCCGACCTACCTGATCTTCGCCAAGCTCGGCATGGTCGACACGTACTGGCCGTGGGTGCTGTGGGGCTTGTCGTCCGCGCCGTATCTGGTCTTCCTCTTCCGGCAGTTCTTCGCCGGTCTGCCCCGCGAGCTGGAGGAGGCCGCGATCGTGGACGGCTGCGGCTACTCGGCGATCTTCTGGCGCATCTTCCTGCCGCAGTCCTGGCCGGTACTGTCCGCGAGCTTCGTGATCGCCTTCACCTGGACCTGGGGCGACTACATCGCCCCGCAGCTGCTGCTCTCCACCGACAAGTCCACGCTCGCCGTCGCGGTGATGACCACCTACATCTCCTCGGCCGGAACGCCCATCACCAACCTCCAGGCCGCCGCCTCCGTGATGTACGTCGTCCCGATCCTGCTGATCTTCCTTGTCGCCCAGCGCGGCTTCGTCGCCGGGATGTCGACCTCCGGGCTCAAGTAG
- a CDS encoding alginate lyase family protein, with amino-acid sequence MITTATSRRGFLGGAAALLLASGTSGLLLPGTARAAAQNQSGAGSFTHPGLLHTADDLARMKAAVAAKESPIHDGYLAFAAHARSKSTYTVQNTGQITSWGRGPANFQNQAPADAAAAYQNALMWCVTGNRAHADKARDILNAWSASLTMVTGADGPLGAGLQAFKFVNAAELLRHTGYDGWDADDIARCERSFLDVWYPAISGYMLYANGNWDLTAIQSILAIGVFCEERTLFEDALRFAAAGAGNGSVRGRVVTDAGQGQESGRDQGHEQLAVGLMGDAAQVAWNQGVDLWGYDAHRILANAEYAARYNLGGDVPFTPDLDRTGKYIKTTVSEKVRGALPPVYEMYYAHYAGVRGLDTPYTKAAVFRGTGGTRLVEGSNDDLPSFGTFTFAGTKAPTPTAPTAPAGLTALGDSDAVTVAWLPSAWATTYTVRRASSPEGPYEEIASGIDKPTYTDGDIRAGRTYHYTVTATNSQGSSGSSSPATATAGLPEPWAGQDIGQVRIPGSAAFDGERFVLEASGTADTYRCVHLPLTGDGTITARIVFPLSSQYAKIGVTLRDSLDADAAHASMLIQGLPLHTWSGVWTVRPEAGAAVSATGSTPVPPTQQRAITTSAAFPISDLGELPESATPLQAPYVEGAGDGYRLRAPYWVRVTRRGRHCTGAISPDGIRWTQVGSSEVELGRTVYAGLVLTSCLGVDAEYAETGTGAFDNVTVTSATLGEVWSVPRPAHTATGLKASTGADAVELAWTDPDLSARYKVLRSTGADGRYETIATGIGPVGFGTRIRYADATGTPGTTYHYVVAKTNHGGRGPLSEPVSAPMPTPSVPQLISADRAFGNQGVPFRHLLRGSHEPVRFTAAGLPDGLRLDKRTGLVSGTPTESGEFTVTTTAGNAAGDGTGTLTLTVGTPPPAPWTYGDLGDPVLDQRAFGTLGVVAIRTPGSTSYADGTFTVRGAGVDLSTNNQGMTGQFVRRPVTGDCEITARLGSRTGASADQVGLLMAKSLSPFDQAAGAVVTGGTTAQLMLRTTVAGKSAFTGNAPTTLPSLLRLKRVGTAFTAALSTDDGATWTTLATGEIPGFGDAPYYVGLVVCSRNQLARCTTEFHEVSITTD; translated from the coding sequence ATGATCACCACCGCCACGAGCCGCCGGGGCTTCCTCGGCGGCGCCGCGGCCCTGCTGCTGGCGTCGGGCACGAGCGGACTGCTCCTGCCCGGCACGGCCAGGGCGGCGGCGCAGAACCAGAGCGGCGCCGGATCCTTCACCCACCCCGGGCTGCTGCACACCGCCGACGACCTCGCCCGTATGAAGGCCGCGGTCGCCGCGAAGGAATCCCCGATCCACGACGGCTACCTCGCGTTCGCCGCCCACGCCCGCTCGAAGTCGACGTACACCGTCCAGAACACCGGCCAGATCACCTCCTGGGGCCGCGGTCCCGCCAACTTCCAGAACCAGGCCCCCGCCGACGCGGCCGCCGCCTACCAGAACGCGCTGATGTGGTGCGTCACGGGCAACCGCGCCCACGCCGACAAGGCCCGCGACATCCTCAACGCCTGGTCGGCGTCGCTGACGATGGTCACGGGTGCCGACGGGCCGCTCGGCGCGGGGCTCCAGGCGTTCAAGTTCGTCAACGCCGCCGAACTGCTGCGGCACACCGGCTACGACGGCTGGGACGCGGACGACATCGCCCGCTGTGAGCGGTCCTTCCTGGACGTCTGGTATCCGGCGATCTCCGGCTACATGCTCTACGCCAACGGCAACTGGGACCTGACGGCGATTCAGTCCATCCTGGCCATCGGCGTGTTCTGCGAGGAGCGCACCCTCTTCGAGGACGCCCTGCGCTTCGCCGCGGCCGGCGCCGGCAACGGCAGTGTCCGGGGCCGGGTCGTCACCGACGCCGGCCAGGGTCAGGAGAGCGGCCGCGACCAGGGGCACGAGCAGCTCGCCGTCGGTCTGATGGGCGACGCGGCGCAGGTCGCCTGGAACCAGGGCGTCGACCTGTGGGGCTACGACGCCCACCGCATCCTCGCCAATGCCGAATACGCCGCCCGCTACAACCTCGGCGGCGACGTCCCCTTCACCCCCGACCTCGACCGCACCGGCAAGTACATCAAGACGACCGTCTCCGAGAAGGTCCGCGGCGCACTGCCGCCGGTCTACGAGATGTACTACGCCCACTACGCCGGCGTCCGAGGCCTCGACACCCCGTACACCAAGGCCGCCGTCTTCCGCGGCACCGGCGGGACCCGCCTCGTCGAGGGCAGCAACGACGACCTGCCCAGCTTCGGCACCTTCACCTTCGCCGGGACGAAGGCACCGACGCCGACCGCGCCGACCGCCCCGGCGGGCCTGACCGCCCTCGGCGACTCCGACGCCGTGACCGTGGCCTGGCTGCCGTCCGCGTGGGCGACGACGTACACCGTCCGCCGGGCGAGCAGCCCCGAGGGGCCGTACGAGGAGATCGCCTCCGGCATCGACAAGCCGACGTACACGGACGGCGACATACGCGCCGGACGGACGTACCACTACACCGTCACCGCCACCAACTCGCAGGGCAGCAGCGGAAGTTCGAGCCCGGCCACCGCCACCGCCGGTCTCCCCGAGCCCTGGGCCGGCCAGGACATCGGCCAGGTACGGATACCCGGCTCCGCCGCATTCGACGGCGAGCGGTTCGTGCTGGAGGCGTCCGGCACCGCCGACACCTACCGCTGCGTCCACCTCCCGCTCACCGGCGACGGCACGATCACCGCACGGATCGTGTTCCCGCTCAGCTCCCAGTACGCCAAGATCGGCGTCACCCTGCGCGACTCCCTCGACGCGGACGCCGCGCACGCCTCGATGCTGATCCAGGGGCTGCCGCTGCACACCTGGAGCGGCGTGTGGACCGTACGCCCCGAGGCGGGGGCGGCCGTCTCCGCCACCGGCAGCACGCCCGTGCCGCCCACCCAGCAGCGGGCCATCACCACCTCCGCCGCCTTCCCGATCTCCGACCTCGGTGAGCTGCCCGAGTCGGCGACCCCGCTTCAGGCCCCGTACGTCGAGGGCGCGGGCGACGGCTACCGGCTGCGGGCGCCCTACTGGGTACGGGTCACCCGCCGGGGCCGCCACTGCACCGGGGCGATCTCCCCGGACGGCATCCGCTGGACCCAGGTCGGCTCCAGCGAGGTCGAGTTGGGCCGCACGGTGTACGCCGGTCTGGTCCTCACCTCCTGCCTCGGTGTCGACGCGGAGTACGCCGAGACCGGCACCGGCGCCTTCGACAACGTCACCGTCACCTCGGCCACGCTCGGCGAGGTCTGGTCCGTGCCCCGCCCCGCCCACACCGCCACCGGCCTGAAGGCGTCCACCGGCGCCGACGCCGTGGAACTGGCCTGGACCGACCCGGACCTCTCCGCCCGCTACAAGGTGCTGCGCTCCACCGGCGCCGACGGCCGCTACGAGACCATCGCGACCGGCATCGGCCCCGTCGGCTTCGGCACCCGCATCCGGTACGCGGACGCCACCGGCACGCCCGGGACGACGTACCACTACGTCGTCGCGAAGACGAACCACGGCGGCCGAGGCCCGCTCTCCGAGCCCGTCTCCGCACCGATGCCGACCCCGAGCGTGCCCCAACTCATCTCCGCCGACCGGGCGTTCGGCAACCAGGGCGTCCCCTTCCGGCACCTCCTGCGCGGCTCGCACGAGCCCGTACGCTTCACCGCGGCCGGACTGCCGGACGGCCTGCGTCTGGACAAGCGCACCGGCCTTGTCTCCGGAACGCCCACCGAGAGCGGCGAGTTCACCGTCACCACCACCGCGGGCAACGCGGCGGGCGACGGCACCGGCACGCTGACCCTCACCGTCGGCACACCCCCGCCCGCTCCCTGGACGTACGGCGACCTGGGTGACCCGGTGCTCGACCAGCGCGCCTTCGGGACGCTGGGTGTGGTCGCGATCCGCACGCCGGGCAGCACGTCGTACGCCGACGGCACCTTCACCGTGCGCGGTGCGGGCGTCGACCTGAGCACCAACAACCAGGGGATGACCGGGCAGTTCGTCCGGCGACCCGTCACCGGCGACTGCGAGATCACCGCCCGGCTCGGCTCCCGCACGGGCGCGAGCGCCGACCAGGTGGGCCTGCTGATGGCCAAGTCGCTGTCACCGTTCGACCAGGCCGCCGGGGCCGTCGTCACCGGCGGGACCACGGCGCAGCTCATGCTGCGCACGACCGTGGCCGGAAAGTCGGCCTTCACCGGAAACGCACCCACCACCCTCCCCAGCCTGCTGCGGCTGAAGCGCGTCGGGACCGCCTTCACCGCAGCCCTGTCCACCGATGACGGCGCCACCTGGACCACCCTCGCCACCGGCGAGATCCCCGGGTTCGGTGACGCCCCCTACTACGTGGGCCTCGTGGTCTGCTCGCGCAACCAACTGGCCCGCTGCACCACCGAGTTCCACGAGGTGAGTATCACCACCGACTGA
- a CDS encoding alginate lyase family protein, with amino-acid sequence MSRTSPHQHHSTGALSRRGLLKTAGGLTAAVALGSASVATTADAAPATFTHPGMLHNAGDINRAKVRVAAGTDPWLSGWNRLTANSHSQSTWTPRPTATIIRGGDGQNYPQLYNDIHAAYQNALRWHVGGTAANGDCAVRILNAWSSTLTEITGNADRYLAAGLYGWQFANAAELMRGYAGFDLNRFKTMMLNVFYPLNDRFLREHNDACITNYWANWDLCNMASIMAIGILCDDGAKYDQAVNYFKNGGGNGQIRRAVPFLYPGVEGYDLGQWQESGRDQGHTVMGMGQMGALCEMAWNQGEDLYSYDGRRFMKAAQYVAKYNLNMNVPYTTYTWGSGQNCAQQSQTVIGSGSRGQVRPVWAMLHYHYGRRLLLDDKYIAQMCFSLAPEGGGGDYGTTSGGFDQLGFGTLMYAK; translated from the coding sequence ATGAGCCGCACTTCCCCCCACCAGCACCACTCCACCGGTGCGTTGAGCCGTCGCGGTCTGCTCAAGACCGCGGGCGGTCTCACCGCGGCCGTCGCTCTGGGCAGCGCGTCCGTCGCCACCACGGCGGACGCGGCCCCCGCGACCTTCACCCACCCCGGCATGCTGCACAACGCCGGTGACATCAACCGGGCCAAGGTCAGGGTCGCCGCGGGCACCGACCCCTGGCTGTCCGGCTGGAACCGGCTGACCGCCAACTCCCACTCACAGTCCACCTGGACGCCCCGCCCCACAGCCACGATCATCCGCGGCGGCGACGGCCAGAACTACCCCCAGCTCTACAACGACATCCACGCCGCCTACCAGAACGCGCTGCGCTGGCACGTGGGCGGCACCGCCGCGAACGGCGACTGCGCCGTGCGCATCCTCAACGCCTGGTCGTCCACGCTCACCGAGATCACCGGCAATGCCGACCGGTACCTCGCCGCCGGCCTCTACGGCTGGCAGTTCGCGAACGCCGCCGAGCTGATGCGCGGGTACGCCGGGTTCGACCTCAACCGGTTCAAGACGATGATGCTCAACGTCTTCTACCCGCTCAACGACCGGTTCCTCCGCGAGCACAACGACGCCTGCATCACCAACTACTGGGCCAACTGGGACCTGTGCAACATGGCCTCGATCATGGCCATCGGGATCCTGTGCGACGACGGCGCCAAGTACGACCAGGCCGTCAACTACTTCAAGAACGGCGGCGGCAACGGCCAGATCCGGCGCGCGGTGCCGTTCCTGTACCCGGGCGTCGAGGGCTACGACCTCGGCCAGTGGCAGGAGTCCGGCCGCGACCAGGGCCACACCGTCATGGGCATGGGCCAGATGGGCGCCCTGTGCGAGATGGCCTGGAACCAGGGCGAGGACCTGTACTCGTACGACGGCCGCCGCTTCATGAAGGCGGCCCAGTACGTCGCCAAGTACAACCTGAACATGAACGTGCCCTACACCACCTACACGTGGGGCAGCGGCCAGAACTGCGCCCAGCAGTCACAGACGGTGATCGGCTCCGGCAGCCGAGGCCAGGTCCGTCCCGTGTGGGCGATGCTCCACTACCACTACGGCCGACGCCTGCTCCTCGACGACAAGTACATCGCCCAGATGTGCTTCTCGCTCGCCCCCGAGGGCGGAGGAGGTGACTACGGCACCACCAGCGGAGGCTTCGACCAGCTCGGCTTCGGCACCCTGATGTACGCCAAGTAG
- a CDS encoding LacI family DNA-binding transcriptional regulator, which produces MTRKSEDAGRSTIRDVAARAGVSASTVSRVLGGVYPVSSATRTRVMRAVRELDYVADARAKAVAGVGTPTLAFVLEDITGPSFAHMAYGVEREARRLGHLCLVCTTEGDVQHEVEFVEMMRAQRAAAVILVGGSADTPEYRERTRRMADSLASAGSRLVLCGRPPLGPGAPVTVIEYDNEGGAYALVAHILSQGHQRVLFLGGASDHTTAQGRERGYLAAHRARGLDPDPALLLHGDFTRDAGHRLMRDALKQGLEFTAVVAATDMVAAGALTALHEAGLDVPGDVSLAGYDDIPFARDLHPALTTVHVPYEELGRLAVRTALGRTPENPDEHLLLGTHVVVRDSVGRVGQA; this is translated from the coding sequence ATGACCAGGAAGAGCGAGGACGCGGGGCGCAGCACCATCCGGGACGTGGCGGCGCGTGCGGGGGTGTCCGCGTCGACCGTCTCGCGCGTGCTCGGCGGGGTGTATCCGGTGAGCTCGGCGACGCGCACCCGCGTGATGCGGGCGGTCCGCGAGCTGGACTACGTCGCCGACGCACGCGCCAAGGCGGTGGCGGGGGTCGGCACGCCCACGCTGGCGTTCGTGCTGGAGGACATCACGGGGCCGTCGTTCGCGCACATGGCGTACGGGGTGGAGCGGGAGGCAAGGCGGCTTGGCCACCTCTGCCTGGTGTGCACGACGGAGGGTGACGTCCAGCACGAGGTGGAGTTCGTCGAGATGATGCGCGCCCAGCGCGCCGCCGCCGTGATCCTGGTCGGCGGCTCCGCCGACACCCCCGAGTACCGCGAGCGCACCCGCCGCATGGCCGACTCGCTGGCGTCGGCGGGCTCCCGGCTGGTGCTGTGCGGGCGACCGCCGCTCGGCCCGGGCGCGCCCGTGACCGTCATCGAGTACGACAACGAGGGCGGCGCCTATGCCCTGGTCGCCCACATCCTCTCCCAGGGCCACCAGCGGGTGCTGTTCCTCGGCGGCGCGTCCGACCACACCACCGCCCAGGGCCGTGAGCGCGGCTATCTCGCCGCCCACCGCGCCCGCGGCCTGGACCCCGACCCGGCGCTGCTCCTGCACGGCGACTTCACCCGCGACGCCGGGCACCGTCTGATGCGGGACGCCCTCAAGCAGGGGCTGGAGTTCACGGCCGTGGTCGCCGCCACCGACATGGTCGCCGCCGGCGCGCTCACCGCCCTGCACGAGGCCGGCCTGGACGTACCCGGCGACGTCTCCCTGGCCGGCTACGACGACATCCCCTTCGCCCGTGACCTGCACCCGGCCCTGACGACGGTCCACGTCCCCTACGAGGAGCTGGGCCGCCTCGCCGTGCGCACCGCGCTCGGCCGGACCCCGGAGAACCCGGACGAGCATCTGCTGCTGGGGACGCATGTGGTGGTGCGGGACTCGGTGGGCCGGGTCGGCCAGGCCTAG
- a CDS encoding carbohydrate ABC transporter permease, with the protein MTVDQISSIADRSRSTASGGRAPSADRPRTSVTARRHRAFYMFASPWIIGFLLLTIAPMVYALWLSFTTFDGISPNWHYVGLGNYRELMGDSVTWDSLGRAGLFAVISVPLSITGGLGLAVLVNRPMKARGLFRTLLYLPAVVPPVGAGIAFKNLFDQNSGATNGVLTLFGFDAIGWLADPYARYVLIMTVLWAAGNVMIISLAGLQDVPRELHEAAYLDGASAWRTFRSITVPLLSPVLLFQTVTGMIASVQTIMPMLLAPIGTTGGLTTIPQSNYTYMIHVFSQYFALGRYGYASALLWVLFVLILIVTGLIFKFTSGVVFYNVDPEAKK; encoded by the coding sequence ATGACGGTCGACCAGATCTCCTCCATCGCGGACCGGTCCCGCTCGACCGCGAGTGGCGGCCGGGCCCCGTCCGCCGACCGGCCGCGGACCTCGGTGACCGCGCGCAGACACCGGGCGTTCTACATGTTCGCCTCGCCGTGGATCATCGGGTTCCTCCTGTTGACGATCGCGCCCATGGTGTACGCGCTGTGGCTGAGCTTCACGACGTTCGACGGCATCTCGCCCAACTGGCACTACGTCGGTTTGGGCAACTACCGCGAGCTGATGGGCGATTCGGTCACCTGGGACTCCCTGGGGCGGGCGGGCCTGTTCGCGGTGATCTCGGTACCGCTGTCGATCACCGGCGGGCTCGGCCTCGCCGTCCTGGTCAACCGGCCCATGAAGGCCCGCGGCCTGTTCCGCACCCTGCTCTATCTGCCGGCCGTGGTGCCGCCGGTCGGCGCGGGCATCGCCTTCAAGAACCTCTTCGACCAGAACTCCGGCGCCACCAACGGCGTTCTGACCTTGTTCGGCTTCGACGCCATCGGCTGGCTGGCCGACCCCTACGCCCGCTACGTGCTCATCATGACGGTGCTCTGGGCCGCCGGAAACGTCATGATCATCTCGCTCGCCGGTCTTCAGGACGTCCCCCGCGAACTCCACGAGGCGGCCTACCTCGACGGCGCGAGCGCCTGGCGGACCTTCCGCAGCATCACCGTGCCGCTGCTGTCGCCCGTGCTGCTGTTCCAGACCGTGACCGGGATGATCGCCTCGGTACAGACCATCATGCCCATGCTGCTGGCCCCGATCGGCACCACGGGCGGCCTCACCACGATCCCGCAGTCCAACTACACGTACATGATCCACGTGTTCTCGCAGTACTTCGCTCTCGGGCGCTACGGCTACGCCTCCGCACTGCTGTGGGTGCTCTTCGTCCTGATCCTCATCGTGACCGGACTCATCTTCAAGTTCACGTCCGGTGTGGTGTTCTACAACGTCGACCCGGAGGCGAAGAAGTGA
- a CDS encoding autotransporter-associated beta strand repeat-containing protein, translated as MRSHTPKTAAALGALAVVAALTVTAPPAVAAGPRDVTADVLGGRDVTLSGDTVVAMPAGTTTYDGVFRGEGTLTVRGSGTLILTKDSDFTLPRSRQRQKVSVLGGNHPYVTTTDADPPAITVERGATLQYGNGGTTGLVGHFPYNTPAFRLNQDNIRVDGTLRLSLKSAYNLGTISGSGLITQPRFLWGTWDLSGTHSFSGVIDNGTQVNAGRPEFATSLPNVRKILNQGTYTVDTPLGQTVTMGMDFYQREYGSDINVQSRPGSKVVLTGQYSWSGQGGDTNPSLSDPSLNWTPARKNVNKRGTNIKGANVQWGDGTTNKIFMPGTAETVYINLLAARSRSLLTFNYNGPVTLGAPIGGGVFHDTLSAPGAGDIVIKGTKGNDVTFAAVQYYNGSTTVEKGAVLRLGSGRSGGDGGLYTKGDLYKVVNNGSLVLNNTSKALSLSRISGSGSLTQSGAATTTLTGSAVTYTGTTTVKKGTLALRGGATLARSTAIRLTSAKSRVDAATSGLRVGEARTLTGKGTVKGAVTNDGVVASGLTVSGDYTQSAKGELVLRDGPLKVSGAVRLAGDLDLAAAATSAKPAGKITVLDHRGSAKTTGTFTGLKEGKKLQLGDTTYRISYRGGDGNDVVLTAVTTPPSPSADTPRTAADTVASPGTRTASAASSGLGWWPYVLAAGLLVGLAIPATRFGRGGGRRRGVGTRRRARG; from the coding sequence GTGCGCAGCCATACCCCCAAGACAGCAGCGGCCCTCGGCGCCCTCGCCGTGGTCGCCGCCCTCACCGTCACCGCTCCCCCCGCGGTGGCCGCCGGCCCCCGGGACGTCACCGCGGACGTTCTCGGGGGCCGGGACGTCACGCTCAGCGGCGACACGGTCGTCGCCATGCCGGCCGGGACGACGACGTACGACGGCGTCTTCCGCGGCGAGGGCACGCTCACCGTGCGCGGCAGTGGGACGCTGATCCTGACCAAGGACAGCGACTTCACGCTGCCGAGGTCCCGGCAGCGGCAGAAGGTGAGCGTCCTCGGCGGCAACCACCCGTACGTCACCACGACCGACGCGGACCCGCCGGCGATCACGGTGGAGCGCGGGGCGACCCTGCAGTACGGCAACGGCGGTACGACCGGGCTGGTCGGCCACTTCCCGTACAACACCCCGGCGTTCCGGCTCAACCAGGACAACATCCGGGTCGACGGCACCCTGCGGCTGTCGCTGAAGAGCGCCTACAACCTGGGCACGATCAGCGGCTCCGGGCTCATCACCCAGCCGCGCTTCCTGTGGGGCACCTGGGACCTGTCGGGCACCCACTCCTTCTCCGGGGTGATCGACAACGGCACGCAGGTGAACGCCGGACGCCCGGAGTTCGCGACGTCGCTGCCGAACGTGCGCAAGATCCTCAACCAGGGCACGTACACCGTGGACACCCCGCTGGGCCAGACCGTGACCATGGGCATGGACTTCTACCAGCGGGAGTACGGCAGCGACATCAACGTCCAGTCCCGGCCGGGCAGCAAGGTCGTCCTGACCGGCCAGTACAGCTGGTCGGGCCAGGGCGGCGACACCAATCCCTCGCTCAGCGACCCGTCCCTGAACTGGACGCCCGCGCGCAAGAACGTCAACAAGCGCGGCACCAACATCAAGGGCGCCAACGTCCAGTGGGGCGACGGGACGACGAACAAGATCTTCATGCCCGGGACCGCCGAGACCGTCTACATCAACCTGCTGGCGGCACGGTCGCGTTCGCTGCTCACCTTCAATTACAACGGCCCGGTGACTCTGGGCGCCCCCATCGGCGGCGGCGTGTTCCACGACACGCTGTCCGCGCCCGGCGCCGGGGACATCGTCATCAAGGGGACGAAGGGCAACGACGTCACCTTCGCCGCCGTCCAGTACTACAACGGCTCCACGACCGTCGAGAAGGGCGCCGTGCTGCGGCTGGGCAGCGGCAGGTCGGGCGGCGACGGTGGGCTCTACACGAAGGGTGACCTCTACAAGGTCGTCAACAACGGCTCGCTCGTGCTGAACAACACGAGCAAGGCCTTGTCGCTGTCCCGGATCAGCGGCAGCGGGTCGCTCACCCAGTCGGGGGCCGCGACGACGACCCTGACGGGGAGCGCGGTGACGTACACCGGCACGACGACCGTCAAGAAGGGCACCCTCGCCCTGCGCGGCGGCGCGACGCTCGCCCGCAGCACGGCGATCCGGCTCACCTCGGCGAAGTCCCGCGTGGACGCGGCCACTTCGGGGCTGCGCGTGGGCGAGGCGAGGACACTGACCGGCAAGGGCACCGTGAAGGGGGCGGTGACGAACGACGGCGTGGTCGCGAGCGGCCTCACCGTCTCCGGCGACTACACCCAGTCGGCGAAGGGCGAACTGGTCCTGCGCGACGGCCCGTTGAAGGTATCCGGCGCGGTCCGCCTGGCCGGCGACCTGGACCTCGCGGCCGCCGCCACCTCGGCGAAGCCCGCCGGGAAGATCACCGTCCTCGACCACCGAGGCAGCGCGAAGACGACCGGCACCTTCACCGGCCTCAAGGAGGGCAAGAAGCTCCAGCTCGGCGACACCACCTACCGGATCAGCTACCGGGGTGGCGACGGCAACGACGTGGTCCTCACCGCCGTCACCACGCCCCCCTCCCCCAGCGCCGACACCCCCCGCACGGCAGCCGACACGGTCGCCTCCCCCGGCACCCGCACCGCGAGCGCCGCGAGCAGCGGCCTCGGCTGGTGGCCGTACGTCCTGGCGGCGGGTCTGCTCGTCGGGCTCGCGATACCGGCGACGCGGTTCGGGCGGGGCGGCGGACGACGCCGGGGCGTCGGCACGCGGCGCAGGGCTAGGGGTTAG
- the mmuM gene encoding homocysteine S-methyltransferase: protein MTSTITLAEALAAGTVVLDGGMSNQLESAGHDLSDELWSARLLAERPEAITEAHLAYFEAGADVAITSSYQATFEGFAKRGIGHERAAELLALSVELAREAARQAAAGGVTRPLWVAASVGPYGAMLADGSEYRGRYGLSVDELERFHRPRLEVLAGARPDVLALETVPDADEAEALLRAVRGLSVPAWLSYSVAGDRTRAGQPLEEAFALAADADEVIAVGVNCCVPEDVEGAVETAARVTGKPVVVYPNSGEAWNAESRTWVGRSTFAPEQVRGWRESGARLIGGCCRVGPEAIDSLTRTLAAAR, encoded by the coding sequence ATGACCAGCACCATCACCCTCGCCGAAGCCCTCGCCGCCGGAACCGTCGTGCTCGACGGCGGCATGTCCAACCAGCTCGAGTCCGCCGGGCACGATCTGAGCGACGAGCTGTGGTCGGCGCGGCTGCTCGCGGAGCGGCCCGAGGCGATCACCGAGGCGCATCTCGCCTATTTCGAGGCCGGGGCGGACGTGGCGATCACGTCCAGCTACCAGGCCACGTTCGAGGGCTTCGCGAAGCGCGGGATCGGTCACGAGCGGGCGGCCGAACTCCTCGCGCTGAGTGTGGAGTTGGCGCGCGAGGCGGCCCGGCAGGCGGCGGCCGGGGGTGTCACACGGCCGCTGTGGGTGGCCGCGTCCGTCGGGCCCTACGGGGCGATGCTGGCGGACGGCTCCGAGTACCGGGGGCGGTACGGGCTGAGCGTGGACGAGCTGGAGCGCTTCCACCGGCCCCGCCTCGAGGTGCTGGCCGGGGCCCGGCCCGACGTGCTGGCCCTGGAGACCGTCCCCGACGCCGACGAGGCCGAGGCACTGCTGCGGGCGGTGCGCGGGCTGAGTGTCCCGGCCTGGCTGTCGTACTCCGTCGCCGGTGACCGCACCCGCGCCGGGCAGCCGCTGGAGGAGGCCTTCGCCCTGGCCGCCGACGCCGACGAGGTGATCGCGGTCGGCGTGAACTGCTGCGTGCCGGAGGACGTCGAGGGCGCCGTCGAGACCGCCGCCCGCGTGACGGGCAAGCCCGTGGTCGTCTACCCCAACAGCGGTGAGGCCTGGAACGCCGAGTCCCGCACCTGGGTCGGCCGCTCCACCTTCGCGCCGGAGCAGGTGCGGGGGTGGCGGGAGTCGGGGGCACGGTTGATCGGCGGGTGCTGCCGGGTGGGCCCGGAGGCGATCGACTCCCTCACGCGCACGCTGGCCGCGGCGCGGTAG